A section of the Phacochoerus africanus isolate WHEZ1 chromosome 4, ROS_Pafr_v1, whole genome shotgun sequence genome encodes:
- the GPHA2 gene encoding glycoprotein hormone alpha-2, producing MLANKNWESLAAGDHRRQEEPLQPLSSWALEAMPMASPQTLLLCLLVLAIPEGQGQQAAIPGCHLHPFNVTVRSDRQGTCQGSHVAQACVGHCESSAFPSRYSVLVASGYRHNITSVSQCCTISSLRKVKVQLHCGGDRREELEIFTARACQCDMCRLSRY from the exons ATGCTGGCAAATAAAAACTGGGAGAGCCTCGCGGCTGGAGACCACAGGAGGCAAGAGGAGCCACTCCAGCCACTCAGTTCCTGGGCCTTGGAAGCG ATGCCCATGGCCTCCCCCCAAACCCTGCTCCTCTGCCTGCTGGTCCTGGCAATCCCTGAAGGCCAGGGTCAGCAGGCAGCCATCCCAGGCTGCCACTTGCACC CCTTCAACGTGACCGTGCGAAGTGACCGCCAAGGCACCTGCCAGGGCTCCCATGTGGCACAGGCCTGTGTGGGCCACTGTGAGTCCAGTGCCTTCCCGTCCCGGTACTCCGTGCTGGTGGCCAGCGGCTATCGACACAACATCACCTCCGTCTCTCAGTGCTGCACCATCAGCAGCCTGAGGAAG GTGAAGGTGCAGCTGCACTGTGGGGGGGACCGGAGGGAGGAGCTGGAGATCTTCACGGCCAGGGCCTGCCAGTGCGACATGTGTCGCCTCTCACGCTACTAG